A window of Fusarium falciforme chromosome 1, complete sequence genomic DNA:
TACGGTTCGTCGGCTGTGACAGGAGGACCCTGGGCGCAGacgagaaagaaaaaaaggttaACTTGCGCTGCATACGAAAAGGTAGAAATAACCCTTCCCGTCCTCCCGTTTTTTTCTCCTGCTGCACGAGATAATTCAAAAGTTCCCAACAATCCTTGGTGACGCCGTGATTACCTATTTATTGTTGGCCTGCCCTCTCTCGTCGACACCTGACAGCATCATCACCTCCCACTGTCAACtaccatcaacaccaataCTAGCATCAACCAAGAATCAAACACcttcatcatgtcgtccTCAATGGATCACAACATGCACATGACTGGCATGTCCGCGACTGCCACTGCCACCATGTCCATGGACCACGCCACCATGTCTATGGAGATGCCAGCTTCCACCTCTGCTGCCATGGATATGGACCACGGCATGGGCAATGGCTGCAAGATTTCTGTGCGTGGACACTCACTCTTCTCATAGATGTCATCTGCTAACAATCGCAGATGCTCTGGAACTGGAACACGGTCGACTCCTGCTTCATTGCCGAGACCTGGCACATCACCTCGAAGGGTATGTTCGCCGGCTCCTGCATTGGCGTCATCCTCCTAGTCATGGCCCTCGAACTCCTCCGCCGCTCCGTCAAGGAATGGGaccgcttcctcctccgccagCACGCCGCCAAGTTTGAAGGATCCGCtcccgccgccgctgctgccaCCGGTTCCGACAGCCCCAAGGTCGCTTCTCCAGTCGCCTGTGCTACTCCTCTGCCTCCGTTCCGCCCCAATGTCTGGCAGCAGGCTATCCGTGCGCTGCTTCACATGATGCAGTTTGCCGTCGCTTACTTTGTTATGCTACTCGCCATGTACTACAACGGGTACTTCATCATCTGTATCTTTATCGGCGCGTACCTGGGTGCCTTTATCTTTCAGTGGGAAACTCTGAGCGGAGGTCAGAACACGAGTGCCTCCCGCGAGGCTACCGTCTGCTGTGGTTAAAGGGAGAAGGAATGAAACGGGTGCATCGAGTTATTTACTTGGTGCTCGACTCTACAACTACATCATCTCGTCACAACAACTTCCGCCGCCTTTGCACAATCTGACTGTCGAGGTCTCGGCCGTCCGTTGTGTCCTAGATACAGTTAAACTTAATCATGATACCCTTCTATTTTCGGCGATTTCAAATATGAATGGCTTGAGTGATGTTGTATGTACTTGTAAGAATGAAAATGTGAATGAAAGAATAAGGATACTTCCATTGAGTTTATCGCACGGCGAGTCAACCAAGATTGCTGATTGGACGCCATCGGCTGGTGTCAGGGGCTAATAGAGTGCTGATGTTGCACAGggtgaaagaaaaagagcaaCAATGTACGCAACCGTCACGACCAACAGAACGACCAACATCACAACTAACACGCCTATTTAATACATGGAATAATACCAAACATTTAAAG
This region includes:
- a CDS encoding Copper transport protein; this translates as MSSSMDHNMHMTGMSATATATMSMDHATMSMEMPASTSAAMDMDHGMGNGCKISMLWNWNTVDSCFIAETWHITSKGMFAGSCIGVILLVMALELLRRSVKEWDRFLLRQHAAKFEGSAPAAAAATGSDSPKVASPVACATPLPPFRPNVWQQAIRALLHMMQFAVAYFVMLLAMYYNGYFIICIFIGAYLGAFIFQWETLSGGQNTSASREATVCCG